One Luteitalea sp. genomic region harbors:
- a CDS encoding histidine kinase, with protein sequence MLGVEGVREELERLIGEMINKGILYEDARREFERRFIQAALDHARGSIGRAAELTGLHRNTLRRKICEYELSTNSRRGKGQKVRGSRSKV encoded by the coding sequence TTGCTGGGAGTCGAAGGCGTGCGGGAGGAGCTCGAGCGTCTCATCGGCGAAATGATCAACAAGGGTATTCTCTACGAGGATGCCCGGCGAGAGTTCGAGCGCCGCTTCATCCAGGCCGCCCTGGACCACGCTCGTGGCAGTATCGGCCGCGCCGCCGAGCTGACGGGTCTCCACCGCAACACGCTTCGCCGCAAGATCTGCGAGTACGAGCTCTCCACGAATAGTCGGCGGGGCAAGGGGCAAAAGGTTCGAGGTTCGAGGTCCAAGGTTTGA
- a CDS encoding co-chaperone GroES: MKVRPLHDRIIVKRIEEDEQQVGGIIIPDTAKEKPQQGKVEAVGNGKVKDD; this comes from the coding sequence ATGAAGGTCAGACCGCTACACGACCGCATCATCGTCAAGCGCATCGAGGAAGACGAACAGCAAGTCGGCGGCATCATCATCCCTGACACGGCCAAGGAAAAGCCGCAGCAGGGAAAGGTCGAAGCCGTCGGCAATGGGAAGGTCAAGGATGACG